One Actinomyces marmotae DNA window includes the following coding sequences:
- a CDS encoding chorismate mutase, whose translation MSASEAVERDIPGVPADLARYRVTIDNLDAALVHLLAERFRCTQQVGELKARLDLPPADSEREARQVARLRALAKDSGLDPVFAEKFFAFIVAEVIRHHEEIRDELSA comes from the coding sequence ATGAGCGCCTCCGAGGCCGTTGAGCGGGACATCCCCGGGGTTCCCGCCGACCTCGCGCGCTACCGCGTCACCATCGACAATCTCGACGCCGCCCTCGTCCACCTCCTCGCCGAGCGCTTCCGCTGCACCCAGCAGGTCGGCGAGCTCAAGGCGCGCCTCGACCTTCCGCCGGCGGACTCCGAGCGGGAGGCCCGCCAGGTAGCCCGCCTGCGAGCGCTGGCCAAGGACTCCGGGCTCGACCCCGTCTTCGCGGAGAAGTTCTTCGCCTTCATCGTCGCGGAGGTCATCCGCCACCACGAGGAGATCCGCGACGAACTCTCCGCCTGA
- a CDS encoding class I SAM-dependent methyltransferase — translation MSASAVHGQRQGPEASRMQGHWLLAKLGKRVLRPGGIELTRRLLKAVDIHPGQRIVELGPGVGRTAEILLRSSPASYRAVDPNPEGREQVAAVLAGHPRADYVVADAADTGLPTGEADLVVGEAMLTMQSEEGKRAIVAEAARLLAPGGRYAIHELALRADRGEEEREAARKRLSRIIKVGARRGGVARPPDRGRAGGRVDRDGPDAPARAPPPHRRRGDRRDPPLLARRAAHARGPGPRQGDAGDFPGTGRAAERRRHRRAQARFRLRADRAHHAGPATPAQPRRPHHAGPARSIHPSTYPAANPRP, via the coding sequence ATGAGCGCCTCTGCGGTCCACGGCCAGCGCCAAGGACCGGAGGCCTCGCGCATGCAGGGGCACTGGCTGCTCGCCAAGCTCGGCAAGCGGGTGCTGCGCCCCGGCGGCATCGAACTCACCCGCCGCCTCCTCAAGGCCGTTGACATCCACCCGGGGCAGCGCATCGTCGAGCTGGGGCCGGGCGTGGGCCGCACCGCCGAGATCCTCCTGAGATCCTCCCCCGCCTCCTACAGGGCCGTCGACCCCAACCCAGAGGGCCGCGAGCAGGTGGCCGCCGTCCTCGCGGGGCACCCGCGGGCCGACTACGTCGTCGCCGATGCCGCCGACACGGGGCTCCCCACGGGCGAGGCCGATCTCGTTGTCGGCGAGGCGATGCTGACCATGCAGTCGGAGGAGGGCAAGAGGGCGATCGTCGCCGAGGCCGCCAGGCTCCTGGCCCCCGGGGGCCGGTACGCGATCCACGAGCTGGCCCTGCGCGCCGATCGCGGGGAGGAGGAGAGGGAGGCCGCCCGCAAGCGCCTGTCCCGGATCATCAAGGTCGGGGCCAGGCGAGGAGGAGTGGCGCGCCCTCCTGACAGAGGCCGGGCTGGAGGTCGTGTGGACCGGGACGGCCCCGATGCGCCTGCTCGAGCCCCGCCGCCTCATCGCCGACGAGGGGATCGTCGAGACCCTCCGCTTCTGGCGCGCCGTGCGGCGCACGCCCGGGGCCCTGGACCGCGTCAAGGCGATGCGGGAGACTTTCCGGGCACAGGGCGAGCTGCTGAGCGCCGTCGGCATCGTCGCGCGCAAGCCCGCTTCCGCCTGAGGGCGGACCGGGCCCACCACGCCGGGCCCGCCACGCCGGCCCAGCCACGGCGGCCCCACCACGCCGGGCCCGCGCGCTCCATCCACCCGTCCACTTACCCAGCCGCCAACCCCCGACCGTGA
- a CDS encoding TetR/AcrR family transcriptional regulator produces the protein MPTPTFANLPAGKRARVLKAMKREFAACSYTRASVDRITAAAGISKGSFYQYFEDKRDAYTHLVEGLMRNRLALVDTPVPEASLEQVLTGLVRGSHGFQARDPLGWSVLARAFAPDSPLDPAALTQDDTDLIRWVERAVRRGQDDGELRADVDPATAAWVLVHVMAGLPDHVMRRFGVTAEQAATDGSAFDRPEIAAVAADTVTLLTAALAREEL, from the coding sequence GTGCCCACGCCCACCTTCGCCAACCTCCCCGCCGGCAAGCGCGCCCGAGTCCTCAAGGCGATGAAGCGCGAGTTCGCCGCGTGCTCCTACACACGGGCCTCCGTCGACCGCATCACTGCCGCGGCAGGCATCTCCAAGGGCAGCTTCTACCAGTACTTCGAGGACAAGCGCGACGCCTACACCCACCTCGTGGAGGGGCTCATGCGCAACCGGCTCGCCCTCGTCGACACGCCCGTGCCCGAGGCGAGCCTCGAGCAGGTCCTCACCGGACTCGTCCGCGGCAGCCACGGCTTCCAGGCCCGAGACCCGCTCGGCTGGTCCGTGCTCGCCCGCGCCTTCGCCCCCGACTCCCCACTCGACCCGGCCGCGCTCACGCAGGACGACACCGATCTCATCCGCTGGGTGGAGCGGGCCGTGCGCCGCGGTCAGGACGACGGCGAGCTGCGCGCCGACGTCGACCCCGCCACCGCGGCCTGGGTGCTCGTCCACGTCATGGCCGGCCTGCCCGACCACGTCATGCGCCGCTTCGGCGTCACGGCCGAGCAGGCGGCGACGGACGGCAGCGCCTTCGACCGGCCCGAGATCGCCGCGGTCGCCGCCGACACCGTCACGCTGCTCACCGCCGCCCTCGCCCGGGAGGAGTTGTGA
- a CDS encoding L,D-transpeptidase family protein has translation MRHGARNRRRPGWWQIVPSCALVLSGAAMVGGYARAHDDVALPGTTVAGQDVSGLDRDQIVGLVSNRFNEAQVTIRVGGSSQTATLAQAGVVLDADATARAAVAGAGSFGPTLRSIIGPREVIPAVTLDEDAFAGFLASAQALAGTAPVPARIQLSADGTAFEVVPDSSGTGVDGAAIRASLTTSARSLSGGDITVAAAPQEAPTTTSHAKTAVTEANALISGAVILTGAGSSWTATTAEKASWVTTTATDEGMTARIDPAKVRAWVDARAAEVDKAPVPQITNVDAAGNDLGLARPGRPGTRTTNAQQITDGIVSSLRSGTDYSGALASEPVAPSARTRAVPSGPERFAYQAADGEKWVDVNLTDDTMTAYVGTTVVHGPVNINHGEESGEWATKLGTHHVYLKNESQDLGCAPDFPYCQKAVPWIAYWDGNFAIHGAPWATDFGYDSGQVSHGCVNAPVEEARWFYDFVEIGTTVVTHE, from the coding sequence ATGCGGCATGGCGCGAGGAATAGGCGAAGGCCGGGGTGGTGGCAGATCGTCCCCTCCTGCGCGCTCGTGCTCAGTGGGGCCGCGATGGTCGGCGGCTACGCGCGCGCCCACGACGACGTCGCCCTGCCCGGCACCACCGTCGCGGGGCAGGACGTCAGCGGCCTCGACCGAGACCAGATCGTCGGCCTTGTCTCCAACCGCTTCAACGAGGCCCAGGTGACCATCCGCGTCGGGGGCAGCAGCCAGACGGCTACCCTCGCCCAGGCCGGGGTCGTCCTCGACGCCGACGCCACCGCCAGGGCCGCCGTCGCCGGCGCGGGCTCCTTCGGCCCCACCCTGCGATCGATCATCGGGCCCCGCGAGGTCATCCCCGCGGTTACCCTCGACGAGGACGCCTTCGCCGGCTTCCTCGCCTCCGCACAGGCCCTGGCCGGCACCGCCCCCGTGCCCGCGCGGATCCAGCTCAGCGCCGACGGGACCGCCTTCGAGGTCGTCCCCGACTCATCCGGCACCGGCGTTGACGGCGCCGCCATCCGCGCCTCCCTGACCACCTCCGCCCGCTCGCTGAGCGGCGGCGACATCACCGTGGCCGCGGCCCCGCAGGAGGCCCCGACCACCACCTCCCACGCCAAAACCGCCGTCACCGAGGCCAACGCGCTCATCTCCGGCGCCGTCATCCTCACCGGCGCCGGCTCCTCCTGGACAGCGACCACCGCGGAGAAGGCCTCCTGGGTCACCACCACCGCCACCGATGAGGGGATGACGGCCCGGATCGACCCCGCCAAGGTCCGCGCCTGGGTGGACGCCCGCGCCGCCGAGGTGGACAAGGCGCCGGTCCCTCAGATCACCAACGTCGACGCCGCCGGCAACGACCTCGGCCTGGCCCGCCCCGGCCGGCCCGGAACGCGCACCACCAACGCTCAGCAGATCACCGACGGCATCGTCTCCTCCCTGAGATCCGGGACCGATTACTCCGGGGCCCTCGCCTCCGAGCCCGTCGCCCCCTCCGCCCGGACCCGCGCCGTCCCATCGGGCCCCGAGCGCTTCGCCTACCAGGCCGCCGACGGCGAGAAATGGGTCGACGTCAACCTCACCGACGACACGATGACCGCCTACGTCGGCACCACCGTCGTCCACGGACCCGTCAACATCAACCACGGCGAGGAATCCGGCGAGTGGGCCACCAAGCTCGGCACCCACCACGTCTACCTCAAGAACGAGTCCCAGGACCTCGGCTGCGCCCCCGACTTCCCCTACTGCCAGAAGGCCGTCCCCTGGATCGCCTACTGGGATGGCAACTTCGCCATCCACGGCGCCCCCTGGGCCACCGATTTCGGCTACGACTCCGGCCAGGTCAGCCACGGCTGCGTCAACGCTCCCGTGGAGGAGGCCCGCTGGTTCTACGACTTCGTCGAGATCGGTACCACCGTCGTCACCCACGAATGA
- a CDS encoding ATP-dependent Clp protease proteolytic subunit, with translation MSEFHTRPGAAAAPSAHEGQGAGLGLTDSIYNRLLKERIIWLGSEVRDDNANAICAQMLLLAAEDPDRDIYLYINSPGGSVTAGMAIYDTMQYVQPDVVTVATGMAASMGQFLLSAGAKGKRYLTPHARVLMHQPSGGAGGSATDIRINADLIIKMKQELAEITAANTGHTVEEIIADSDRDHWFSAPEALEYGFVDHIVRSSREIGHQNGEN, from the coding sequence GTGAGCGAGTTCCACACGCGCCCCGGCGCGGCCGCCGCCCCCAGTGCCCATGAGGGCCAGGGCGCGGGGCTGGGCCTGACCGACTCCATCTACAACAGGCTCCTCAAGGAGCGCATCATCTGGCTGGGATCGGAGGTGCGCGATGACAACGCCAACGCCATCTGCGCCCAGATGCTGCTGCTGGCCGCCGAGGACCCCGACAGGGACATCTACCTCTACATCAACAGCCCTGGCGGCTCGGTGACCGCCGGCATGGCCATCTACGACACCATGCAGTATGTCCAGCCCGACGTCGTCACCGTCGCCACCGGCATGGCCGCCTCCATGGGGCAGTTCCTGCTCAGCGCCGGAGCCAAGGGCAAGCGCTACCTGACCCCGCACGCCCGCGTGCTCATGCACCAGCCCTCCGGCGGCGCCGGTGGCTCCGCCACGGACATCCGCATCAACGCCGACCTCATCATCAAGATGAAGCAGGAGCTCGCCGAGATCACGGCCGCCAACACCGGCCACACCGTCGAGGAGATCATCGCCGACTCGGACCGCGACCACTGGTTCAGCGCCCCCGAGGCCCTCGAGTACGGCTTCGTCGACCACATCGTGCGCTCCAGCCGGGAGATCGGCCACCAGAACGGGGAGAACTGA
- the tig gene encoding trigger factor: MKSTVENLDPARIKLTVEVPYEELKPSLDAAYKEIGSQVQIPGFRRGHVPARIIDQRVGRASVIQEAVNAELPNRYRDAMAESGRVPLLQPEVEVTELPNVTGANGGQLVFTAEVTVRPEFDLPELDGVELTVDAVEVGEEDIDSELDSLRARFGSLKSVGRKAKTGDFVTIDLTAVIDGEEVDSVSGVSYEIGKGNMLKGLDTALRGLKAEESATFTTELAGGEHAGEEAEVTVTASAVKQRELPEADDEFAQMASEFDTIAELREDLAKQATNRKTADQAVAARDALLDLLREKVDFEVPQAVIDNEITQHLAAEGKEGDEEHAAEISDDVASSVRDQIILDVLAETLDVRVDQSELLDFLFQTAQQYGMEPGQFMQGAQQAGQIPAFVSELARNKSLALALRQVTVKDSAGKELDLSEFIGSDEADAAAIVDEVERVATPADADSAGSASSASSASAASSASSASAASSASAE; encoded by the coding sequence GTGAAGAGCACTGTCGAGAACCTAGACCCCGCGCGCATCAAGCTGACCGTGGAGGTCCCCTACGAGGAGCTCAAGCCCAGCCTCGACGCCGCCTACAAGGAGATCGGCTCGCAGGTCCAGATCCCCGGCTTCCGCCGCGGCCACGTCCCCGCCCGCATCATCGACCAGCGCGTCGGCCGCGCCTCCGTCATCCAGGAGGCCGTCAACGCCGAGCTGCCCAACCGCTACCGCGACGCCATGGCGGAGTCTGGCCGCGTGCCGCTGCTCCAGCCCGAGGTCGAGGTCACCGAGCTGCCCAACGTCACCGGCGCCAACGGCGGCCAACTCGTCTTCACCGCCGAGGTCACCGTGCGCCCCGAGTTCGACCTGCCCGAGCTGGACGGCGTCGAGCTGACCGTCGACGCCGTCGAGGTGGGCGAGGAGGACATCGACTCCGAGCTCGACTCCCTGCGCGCCCGCTTCGGCTCGCTGAAGTCCGTGGGCCGCAAGGCCAAGACCGGTGACTTCGTCACCATCGACCTGACGGCCGTCATCGACGGCGAGGAGGTCGACTCCGTCTCCGGCGTCTCCTACGAGATCGGCAAGGGCAACATGCTTAAGGGCCTGGACACGGCCCTGCGCGGCCTCAAGGCCGAGGAGTCCGCCACCTTCACCACCGAGCTCGCCGGCGGCGAGCACGCCGGTGAGGAGGCCGAGGTCACCGTCACCGCCTCCGCCGTCAAGCAGCGCGAGTTGCCCGAGGCGGACGACGAGTTCGCCCAGATGGCCTCCGAGTTCGACACCATCGCCGAGTTGCGCGAGGACCTCGCCAAGCAGGCCACCAACCGCAAGACCGCCGACCAGGCCGTCGCGGCCCGCGACGCCCTCCTCGACCTGCTTCGTGAGAAGGTTGACTTCGAGGTCCCCCAGGCCGTCATCGACAACGAGATCACCCAGCACCTGGCCGCCGAGGGCAAGGAGGGCGACGAGGAGCACGCCGCTGAGATCAGCGACGACGTCGCCAGCAGCGTGCGCGACCAGATCATCCTCGACGTCCTCGCCGAGACCCTCGACGTGCGCGTCGACCAGAGCGAGCTCCTGGACTTCCTCTTCCAGACCGCCCAGCAGTACGGCATGGAGCCCGGCCAGTTCATGCAGGGCGCCCAGCAAGCCGGCCAGATCCCGGCCTTCGTCTCCGAGCTCGCCCGCAACAAGTCCCTCGCCCTGGCCCTGCGCCAGGTGACCGTCAAGGACTCGGCGGGCAAGGAGCTCGACCTCAGCGAGTTCATCGGCTCCGATGAGGCCGACGCCGCCGCCATCGTCGACGAGGTCGAGCGCGTCGCCACCCCGGCCGACGCCGACTCCGCCGGTTCCGCCTCCTCGGCCAGCTCGGCCTCCGCCGCCTCGAGCGCCTCGTCGGCCAGCGCGGCCTCCTCCGCCAGCGCCGAGTGA
- a CDS encoding ATP-dependent Clp protease proteolytic subunit, which translates to MSTRPYFEAIARQMGPAGAVGAAAAMPQSRYVLPQFEERTAYGFKRQDPYAKLFEDRIVFMGVQVDDASADDIMAQLLVLESQDPDGLITMYINSPGGSFTALTAIYDTMQYIKPQVQTVCLGQAASAAAVLLAAGSPGKRLALPNARVLIHQPAMEGVHGQASDIEIVADEIDRMRAWLEDTLASHTGRDRDMIHKDLERDKILTAAAAKEYGIVDQVLSPRKAAPSPHSS; encoded by the coding sequence ATGAGCACTCGTCCCTACTTCGAGGCCATCGCGCGCCAGATGGGCCCCGCTGGCGCGGTCGGCGCTGCGGCCGCCATGCCGCAGTCCCGCTACGTGCTGCCCCAGTTCGAGGAGCGCACCGCCTACGGCTTCAAGCGCCAGGACCCCTACGCCAAGCTCTTCGAGGACCGCATCGTCTTCATGGGCGTCCAGGTCGACGACGCCTCCGCCGATGACATCATGGCCCAGCTCCTCGTCCTGGAGTCCCAGGACCCCGATGGGCTCATCACCATGTACATCAACAGTCCCGGTGGCTCCTTCACGGCGCTGACCGCCATCTACGACACGATGCAGTACATCAAGCCGCAGGTGCAGACCGTCTGCCTGGGCCAGGCCGCCTCCGCTGCCGCCGTGCTGCTGGCCGCGGGCAGCCCGGGCAAGCGTCTGGCCCTGCCCAACGCCCGCGTGCTCATCCATCAGCCCGCCATGGAGGGCGTGCACGGCCAGGCCAGCGACATCGAGATCGTCGCCGACGAGATCGACCGCATGCGCGCCTGGCTGGAGGACACCCTGGCCTCGCACACCGGCCGGGACCGCGACATGATCCACAAAGATCTGGAGCGCGACAAGATTCTCACCGCCGCCGCCGCCAAGGAGTACGGGATCGTCGACCAGGTGCTCAGCCCCCGCAAGGCCGCGCCCTCCCCGCACTCGTCCTGA
- the clpX gene encoding ATP-dependent Clp protease ATP-binding subunit ClpX, whose product MPRNAESVDLLKCSFCGKSQKQVKKLIAGPGVYICDECIELCNEIVDEELGSGSVGVPLELPKPQEIFDFLNGYVIGQEGAKRAMSVAVYNHYKRVQVRERAVAEGDGLELGKSNILLLGPTGTGKTHLARTLAKLLDVPFCIVDATALTEAGYVGEDVENILLKLIQAADGDVKRAEKGIIYIDEIDKIGRKAENPSITRDVSGEGVQQALLKIIEGTTASVPPGGGRKHPHQEFLEIDTTNILFIAAGAFAGIEEIVRARQRKEVGAQLVGFGATLAKDQAKDVFTSPVRPEDLHTFGLIPEFIGRLPVIATVQDLGVPELVRVMTEPKNALVSQYQYLFGLDGVELVFTDEAIEAIAAKALERKTGARGLTSIVEEVLGEAMFEVPSMPEVGRVVVDADAVGGTARPRYEAGTGSLSSTRKAEHGRSRTA is encoded by the coding sequence GTGCCACGCAATGCTGAGAGCGTCGACCTGCTCAAGTGCTCCTTCTGCGGCAAGAGCCAGAAGCAGGTCAAGAAGCTCATCGCCGGCCCCGGGGTCTACATCTGCGACGAGTGCATCGAGCTGTGCAACGAGATCGTCGATGAGGAGCTCGGCTCCGGCTCCGTCGGCGTGCCCCTCGAGCTGCCCAAGCCGCAGGAGATCTTCGATTTCCTCAACGGCTACGTCATCGGCCAGGAGGGCGCCAAGCGGGCCATGAGCGTGGCCGTCTACAACCACTACAAGCGCGTCCAGGTGCGCGAGCGCGCCGTCGCCGAGGGCGACGGCCTGGAGCTCGGCAAGTCCAACATCCTCCTGCTCGGCCCCACCGGCACCGGCAAGACGCATCTGGCCCGCACCCTGGCCAAGCTCCTGGACGTCCCCTTCTGCATCGTTGACGCCACCGCGCTCACTGAGGCCGGCTACGTGGGGGAGGACGTGGAGAACATCCTCCTCAAGCTCATCCAGGCCGCCGACGGCGACGTCAAGCGCGCCGAGAAGGGCATCATCTACATCGACGAGATCGACAAGATCGGCCGCAAGGCCGAGAACCCCTCGATCACCCGTGACGTCTCCGGCGAGGGCGTCCAGCAGGCCCTCCTGAAGATCATCGAGGGCACCACCGCCTCGGTCCCCCCCGGGGGCGGGCGCAAGCACCCCCACCAGGAGTTCCTCGAAATCGATACGACGAACATCCTGTTCATCGCCGCCGGCGCCTTCGCCGGCATCGAGGAGATCGTGCGCGCCCGCCAGCGCAAGGAGGTCGGCGCCCAACTCGTCGGCTTCGGCGCGACTCTGGCCAAGGACCAGGCCAAGGACGTCTTCACCTCCCCGGTGCGCCCCGAGGACCTGCACACCTTCGGCCTCATCCCCGAGTTCATCGGCCGCCTGCCCGTCATCGCCACCGTGCAGGACCTCGGCGTGCCCGAGCTCGTGCGCGTCATGACCGAGCCCAAGAACGCCCTCGTGTCCCAGTACCAGTACCTCTTCGGGCTCGACGGCGTCGAACTCGTCTTCACCGACGAGGCCATCGAGGCCATCGCCGCCAAGGCCCTGGAGCGCAAGACCGGCGCGAGAGGCCTGACCTCCATCGTCGAGGAGGTCCTGGGAGAGGCCATGTTCGAGGTGCCCTCCATGCCCGAGGTCGGGCGCGTCGTCGTCGACGCCGATGCCGTTGGCGGCACCGCCCGCCCCCGCTACGAGGCCGGTACCGGCTCGCTCAGCTCGACCCGCAAGGCCGAGCACGGCAGGAGCCGGACCGCATGA
- a CDS encoding AMP-dependent synthetase/ligase — MTSPAHPGAEPADPQQHAASTTRSTPLAAPVHDGMTAPWALAERVRRSPSAPLVARRPSVGRHWIPMSAAAFQAQVREVAAGLMSLGLRPGDMIAIMSHTCFEWTLLDFAAWEAGLVVVPIYETSSAEQAEWILTDASVRLVVVENAVMEQMIETIRSRGADQAALAELRVMCLSRGAITDLIASGKGVDRAGLDARAAALTSADLATIVYTSGTTGRPKGVELTHGNLFQLGVNACAHVPEVLGADEVRALMFLPLAHVLGRFIEIAIVCSERGVMGHAPDVKHLVDDLATFSPTFVVAVPRVFEKIYNAADARSTGNKQKVFRLAAKTAIAYSRALDTPEGPSRGLRAQMRVFDRLVFSKLRALLGGRVTHVISGGGPLGERLGHYYRGAGVTVLEGYGLTETAAPCAVTLPASMRIGTVGGPMPGTELRLADDGEILVRGIGLFRGYHANPGATAEALTADGWLRTGDIGAFEDDGSLRITGRKKELIVTAGGKNVAPAVLEDRLRGHPLVSQVLVVGDNRPCIGALVTLDAEMLPLWLASHGIEDLDPVSAVSDPRVRAALERAVARANEAVSRAESIRVFTVLPGDFTIDNGLLTPSLKVRRAAALERFADEIDALYRRPVA; from the coding sequence ATGACGAGCCCCGCGCACCCCGGCGCCGAGCCGGCGGACCCCCAGCAGCACGCTGCCAGCACCACCAGATCCACCCCGCTGGCGGCACCCGTCCACGACGGCATGACGGCCCCGTGGGCGCTGGCCGAGCGCGTGCGCCGCTCACCATCGGCCCCGCTCGTCGCCCGCAGGCCCTCGGTCGGGCGCCACTGGATCCCCATGAGCGCGGCGGCGTTCCAGGCCCAGGTCCGCGAGGTGGCGGCCGGGCTCATGTCACTCGGGCTGCGCCCCGGAGACATGATCGCGATCATGTCCCACACCTGCTTCGAGTGGACCCTTCTGGACTTCGCCGCCTGGGAGGCGGGCCTCGTCGTGGTGCCGATCTATGAGACCTCCTCCGCCGAGCAGGCCGAGTGGATCCTCACCGACGCCTCCGTGAGGCTGGTGGTCGTCGAGAACGCCGTCATGGAGCAGATGATCGAGACGATCCGCTCGCGGGGCGCCGATCAGGCCGCCCTGGCAGAGCTGCGGGTCATGTGCCTGTCGCGCGGCGCTATCACGGATCTCATCGCCTCGGGCAAAGGCGTGGACCGCGCCGGGCTCGACGCGCGCGCCGCCGCGCTCACCAGCGCCGACCTGGCGACGATCGTCTACACCTCGGGCACCACGGGGCGCCCCAAGGGGGTGGAGCTCACTCACGGCAATCTCTTCCAGCTGGGCGTCAACGCCTGCGCGCACGTTCCCGAGGTGCTCGGCGCCGACGAGGTGCGCGCCCTGATGTTCCTCCCCCTGGCCCATGTGCTGGGGCGGTTCATCGAGATCGCCATCGTGTGCTCCGAGCGCGGCGTCATGGGCCACGCCCCGGATGTCAAGCACCTCGTGGACGACCTGGCGACCTTCTCCCCCACCTTCGTCGTCGCCGTGCCGAGGGTCTTCGAGAAGATCTATAACGCCGCGGACGCGCGCTCGACCGGCAACAAGCAGAAGGTCTTCCGCCTGGCCGCCAAGACGGCGATCGCCTACTCGCGCGCCCTGGACACCCCGGAGGGGCCCAGCCGCGGCCTGCGGGCGCAGATGAGGGTCTTCGACCGGCTCGTGTTCTCCAAGCTTCGCGCGCTCCTGGGCGGGAGAGTCACGCATGTCATCAGCGGCGGCGGCCCCCTGGGGGAGCGGCTGGGCCACTACTACCGGGGCGCGGGGGTGACCGTCCTGGAGGGCTACGGCCTGACCGAGACGGCCGCGCCCTGCGCCGTCACCCTGCCCGCGAGCATGCGGATCGGTACGGTTGGCGGCCCCATGCCGGGCACTGAGCTGCGCTTGGCCGACGACGGCGAGATCCTCGTGCGCGGCATCGGGCTGTTCCGGGGCTACCACGCCAACCCGGGGGCCACGGCCGAGGCACTCACCGCCGACGGCTGGCTGCGCACGGGCGATATCGGCGCGTTCGAGGACGACGGCTCGCTGCGTATCACGGGCCGCAAGAAGGAGCTCATCGTCACCGCCGGGGGCAAGAACGTGGCCCCGGCGGTCCTGGAGGACCGGCTGCGCGGCCACCCGCTGGTCAGCCAGGTGCTCGTCGTGGGCGACAACCGCCCCTGCATCGGCGCCCTGGTGACACTGGACGCGGAGATGCTGCCTCTGTGGCTCGCCTCCCACGGGATCGAGGATCTCGACCCCGTGTCGGCGGTGAGCGATCCGCGCGTGCGCGCGGCCCTGGAACGGGCGGTGGCCCGGGCCAATGAGGCCGTCTCGCGGGCGGAGTCGATTCGGGTCTTCACGGTGCTGCCGGGCGATTTCACGATCGACAACGGCCTGCTCACGCCCTCGCTCAAGGTGCGCCGGGCGGCGGCGCTGGAGCGCTTCGCCGATGAGATCGACGCGCTCTACAGAAGGCCGGTGGCCTAA
- a CDS encoding cupin domain-containing protein translates to MPTTPVSESLFRLGLTEALPVSEEATTSRVVVNNDLLRTVIFTFDAGQLLTEHASPKAVVVTLLEGEMDFSVGERTERLAAGDVVYLAPGDRHALTAVTACRMQLVMVDVGGE, encoded by the coding sequence ATGCCCACCACACCCGTTTCCGAGTCCCTGTTCCGTCTGGGCCTGACCGAGGCGCTGCCCGTGAGCGAGGAGGCGACGACCTCGCGCGTCGTCGTCAACAACGACCTCCTGCGCACCGTGATCTTCACCTTCGACGCCGGCCAGCTGCTCACCGAGCATGCCTCCCCCAAGGCGGTGGTCGTCACGCTCCTGGAGGGGGAGATGGATTTCTCCGTCGGTGAGCGGACCGAGCGCCTGGCGGCGGGTGACGTCGTCTACCTGGCCCCGGGCGACCGCCACGCCCTCACGGCCGTCACCGCCTGCCGCATGCAGCTCGTCATGGTCGACGTCGGCGGCGAGTGA
- a CDS encoding ABC transporter ATP-binding protein, whose translation MSAPAPAVATRGLGFTYRGAQRPALEDVELTVEVGEVLGLLGPSGAGKSTLQRVLIGLLRGYTGTARVLGREVSLWGRELYEAVGVAFERPVSIGRLTVRENLVYTARLHPGVTRDPDQLLEAVGLDDDAATRASAMSKGMGVRLNVARALLARPRLLFLDEPTAGLDPAGVARIEHLIAQERERGCTIVVTTHDMVLAQRVCDRVGFVVDGRLVELGAPEVLRRRHGSRRVLLAWDGGDGSYPLDGLADDERFHRDLREHEALSLHSQEADLGAVFRHVTGRDLR comes from the coding sequence GTGAGCGCCCCGGCCCCCGCCGTGGCGACCCGGGGGCTCGGCTTCACCTACCGCGGGGCGCAGCGCCCCGCCCTGGAGGACGTCGAGCTCACGGTCGAGGTCGGCGAGGTCCTCGGCCTCCTGGGGCCCAGCGGTGCGGGCAAGTCCACCCTGCAGCGGGTGCTCATCGGCCTGCTGCGCGGCTACACGGGCACCGCCCGCGTCCTGGGGCGGGAGGTCTCGTTGTGGGGCAGGGAGTTGTACGAGGCCGTCGGCGTCGCCTTCGAGCGCCCGGTGTCCATCGGCCGGCTCACCGTCCGGGAGAACCTCGTCTACACCGCCCGCCTGCACCCCGGGGTGACCCGCGACCCCGACCAGCTGCTGGAGGCCGTGGGACTCGACGACGACGCCGCCACGCGGGCCTCCGCCATGAGCAAGGGCATGGGCGTGCGCCTCAACGTCGCCCGGGCCCTGCTCGCCCGTCCCCGTCTCCTGTTCCTCGATGAGCCGACGGCGGGCCTGGACCCGGCGGGCGTGGCCCGTATCGAGCATCTCATCGCCCAGGAGCGCGAGCGGGGGTGCACCATCGTCGTGACGACCCACGACATGGTGCTGGCGCAGCGCGTCTGCGACCGGGTGGGCTTCGTCGTCGACGGCCGCCTCGTCGAGCTCGGCGCCCCCGAGGTGCTGCGCAGGCGCCACGGCTCGCGCCGGGTCCTCCTCGCCTGGGACGGGGGCGACGGGTCCTACCCCCTGGACGGCCTGGCCGACGACGAGCGCTTCCACCGCGACCTGCGCGAGCACGAGGCCCTGTCCCTGCACAGCCAGGAGGCGGACCTGGGCGCCGTCTTCCGCCACGTGACGGGACGGGACCTGCGATGA